In a single window of the Necator americanus strain Aroian chromosome X, whole genome shotgun sequence genome:
- a CDS encoding hypothetical protein (NECATOR_CHRX.G26490.T1), with protein sequence MTRNIDSFEQPKTRIGRLRMRRCPTPALTIFVVYAFYVDLEKFHGEDDAFYAVIISDFNAKIGPQKNA encoded by the coding sequence ATGACAaggaacatcgactctttcgagcAACCTaagacccgaatcggacgtttacggatgagaagatgtccaacgccagctttgacaatcttcgtcgtttacgctttCTATGTGGATCTAGAGAAGTTCCACGGAGAAGATGATGCCTTCTACGCGGTCATAATaagtgatttcaacgccaagatTGGCCcacagaagaacgcctga